Proteins found in one Lachancea thermotolerans CBS 6340 chromosome C complete sequence genomic segment:
- the YVH1 gene encoding tyrosine protein phosphatase YVH1 (similar to uniprot|Q02256 Saccharomyces cerevisiae YIR026C YVH1 nitrogen starvation-induced protein phosphatase), giving the protein MGHLIASTPHRPSKFPFSTHNLLREVAKYQYLMSTIDRILGNIYVGSVQPIIDHVPLRTDYNISHILSVMKFEVLPEYLVRKSYTLKNVAIDDDETTDILQYIDETNRFIDSCLFPHEPEYDPRKVDFRKKPQQGGVYVHCHAGVSRSVTFIVAYLMYRYRLNLKSALYAVKRKHPGAQPNDNFMEQLKIYQDMGSYHVDIDNQAYKVWKLTNSVKEDGTGENILAQEDTFKHNDQKRLQEMTPEELSAVTVIRCKKCRQKLALSTSFIQHEPPSKESTEGHFIRRAAGGRRIIGIQQSQDSCSHFFVEPLNWMKDELQGKQELEGKFSCPGCSSKVGGYNWKGSRCSCGKWMVPAIHLQNAKVDQIAFAKKALPNMVGSELTKE; this is encoded by the coding sequence atgggccatctcatcgcatctACACCTCATCGGCCCTCGAAATTCCCATTCTCGACACACAACCTGCTTCGAGAAGTTGCTAAATACCAATACCTGATGAGCACTATTGATAGGATCTTGGGCAACATATATGTGGGGTCGGTGCAACCTATTATAGACCATGTCCCGCTGAGAACCGACTACAACATCTCGCATATCCTGTCTGTAATGAAGTTCGAGGTACTGCCCGAATATCTGGTCAGAAAGAGCTATACACTAAAGAATGTTGCTATCGATGACGACGAAACTACTGATATACTGCAATACATTGACGAAACGAACAGATTCATCGACTCCTGTCTGTTTCCCCACGAACCCGAGTATGATCCTCGAAAAGTGGACTTCAGGAAGAAGCCTCAACAAGGGGGCGTATACGTCCATTGTCACGCGGGTGTATCGCGGTCGGTAACATTCATTGTGGCGTATTTGATGTACCGGTACAGACTAAATCTAAAGTCCGCACTCTACGCTGTGAAAAGAAAGCATCCAGGCGCCCAGCCAAATGATAACTTCATGGAACAACTAAAGATTTACCAGGACATGGGATCCTACCATGTTGACATCGACAATCAGGCATACAAGGTCTGGAAGCTCACCAATTCGGTGAAAGAAGACGGCACAGGAGAAAACATCTTAGCTCAAGAAGACACTTTTAAGCACAACGACCAAAAGAGACTTCAGGAAATGACCCCCGAAGAACTTTCTGCAGTCACAGTTATACGCTGCAAAAAATGCCGACAAAAGCTAGCTCTTTCGACTTCCTTCATACAGCACGAGCCTCCTAGCAAAGAATCGACTGAAGGTCATTTTATTAGAAGAGCGGCAGGGGGCAGAAGGATTATTGGTATCCAACAGTCGCAAGATTCGTGTTCTCATTTTTTTGTCGAACCTCTCAACTGGATGAAGGACGAGTTGCAAGGCAagcaggagctggaggGGAAGTTCTCGTGCCCTGGTTGCTCATCGAAAGTTGGCGGGTATAATTGGAAAGGTTCAAGATGCAGTTGCGGGAAGTGGATGGTACCTGCgattcatcttcaaaatgcGAAAGTTGACCAGATCGCGTTCGCAAAGAAAGCCTTGCCCAATATGGTGGGCTCAGAACTGACAAAAGAGTAG
- the MND2 gene encoding Mnd2p (some similarities with uniprot|P40577 Saccharomyces cerevisiae YIR025W MND2 Subunit of the anaphase-promoting complex (APC) needed for meiotic nuclear division): protein MNFDLPDSLQLAIDTVSGRDHGCSLENLPVFRAREDHTASRNDPKSLGSRGRRQTDRETKSKFYTMPPLAAYSAFSEHPFYHVHKATGSKFDPFEMRLELSEKQQESIRMLGWDSIRPVGIGFTMKERKDLAKLEAKEQERQQQQGSHGVRDLLSTDRPQENVNTPQQTTLPHEAVIRSLTPPDMDINLDQDIHEDETSYDYDDEFARIEPDDDVAEPHNARDDNYERAERTVQQFIETSHIEGVSHPYDMENNYQHSYNYSDNEDSGSLALPPVTIPDIEAYDVGINGPEIADINSGGASPPLPRQRRQRLRSPFDVDDLGCD from the coding sequence ATGAACTTCGATTTACCCGATTCACTTCAACTAGCCATTGATACTGTCTCGGGCCGTGACCACGGGTGCAGCCTAGAGAATTTGCCGGTATTTAGGGCACGAGAGGATCACACTGCGTCTCGGAACGACCCCAAGTCATTAGGCTCAAGAGGTAGGCGGCAGACAGACCGCGAGACTAAAAGCAAATTTTACACGATGCCTCCACTTGCTGCCTATTCCGCATTCTCAGAACACCCATTCTACCATGTACATAAAGCAACAGGCTCTAAATTTGACCCCTTCGAAATGCGGCTCGAGCTGAGCGAGAAACAGCAGGAGAGTATCCGCATGTTAGGCTGGGACTCTATCAGGCCAGTAGGCATCGGGTTCACTATGAAAGAACGCAAAGACCTCGCGAAGCTAGAGGCCAAGGAGCAGGAGAGGCAACAACAGCAGGGCTCGCATGGTGTTCGTGATCTGCTCAGCACAGACCGCCCACAGGAGAATGTGAATACCCCGCAGCAGACCACACTGCCGCATGAAGCAGTGATACGAAGCCTTACACCGCCTGACATGGACATTAATCTGGATCAAGATATTCATGAGGACGAGACCTCATATGATTACGACGATGAATTTGCAAGAATAGAACCGGACGACGACGTAGCGGAGCCGCATAACGCGCGAGATGACAATTATGAAAGGGCCGAGCGCACTGTTCAGCAGTTCATTGAAACATCACACATCGAGGGCGTGAGTCATCCGTACGATATGGAGAACAACTATCAGCACAGCTACAACTATAGCGATAACGAGGACTCCGGGAGCTTAGCACTGCCCCCTGTGACTATCCCAGATATCGAAGCTTATGACGTTGGCATTAACGGGCCTGAAATAGCAGACATTAACAGTGGTGGGGCCAGTCCGCCTCTCCCCCGGCAACGACGTCAAAGACTAAGATCGCCGTTTGATGTCGACGACCTGGGCTGTGACTAA